A genomic stretch from Sphingomonas faeni includes:
- the cobA gene encoding uroporphyrinogen-III C-methyltransferase, whose amino-acid sequence MSHDFSPGSVWLVGAGPGDPDLLTRKAERLIAAADIVFYDALVGAGVLALIPEATEIVSVGKRSGRHSKDQLSINALLATAALAGKRVVRLKGGDPSIFGRSTEEIDHLAAHGIPVRICPGITAASAAAASGGASLTLRGLARKLTFVTAHARAGEALDLDWTALAAPDATLAVYMGRAAAAEVSRNLIAAGRAPDTPVMVAVNVSLPTERILRGRLSALAFLVETISDDDPSLLLIGEAIKPSPVGAADTQYRDVAASRTKRIGRYVMTVAMPPSAADALLPSCADQFEAMVDVAGKS is encoded by the coding sequence ATGTCGCATGACTTCTCGCCCGGTTCGGTCTGGCTGGTCGGTGCCGGCCCCGGCGACCCCGACCTGCTGACGCGCAAGGCCGAACGGCTGATCGCGGCGGCCGATATCGTCTTCTACGACGCGCTGGTCGGCGCGGGCGTCCTCGCGCTGATCCCCGAGGCCACCGAAATCGTGAGCGTCGGCAAGCGGTCGGGCCGACATTCGAAGGACCAGCTCTCGATCAACGCCCTGCTCGCCACCGCCGCGCTCGCCGGCAAGCGCGTCGTCCGTCTCAAGGGTGGCGACCCGTCGATCTTCGGCCGCTCGACCGAGGAGATCGACCACCTCGCCGCCCACGGCATCCCGGTACGGATCTGCCCCGGCATCACCGCCGCCAGCGCCGCCGCGGCTTCGGGCGGCGCATCGCTGACGCTACGCGGCCTCGCGCGGAAACTCACCTTCGTGACCGCACACGCTCGCGCCGGCGAAGCGCTCGATCTCGACTGGACCGCGCTCGCCGCCCCCGATGCAACGCTCGCCGTCTATATGGGCCGCGCCGCCGCGGCCGAAGTCTCGCGCAACCTGATCGCCGCCGGCCGCGCGCCCGACACGCCGGTGATGGTCGCGGTCAACGTCTCGCTCCCGACCGAACGCATTCTCCGCGGCCGCCTGTCAGCGCTCGCCTTCCTGGTCGAGACGATCAGCGATGACGATCCGTCGCTGTTGCTCATAGGCGAGGCGATCAAACCATCGCCGGTCGGCGCGGCGGATACGCAGTACAGGGACGTTGCCGCCAGCCGAACAAAGCGTATCGGACGATACGTGATGACTGTCGCCATGCCCCCGAGCGCTGCGGATGCGCTGCTGCCCAGTTGCGCAGATCAATTTGAAGCAATGGTCGACGTCGCGGGGAAGTCTTGA
- a CDS encoding DUF6438 domain-containing protein, which yields MRAMRSMGWMTAAALALSGCATTGRESGPQTGGTAAPQIDRVTYATTPCHGTCPVYTVTISLDGAGVFTGDRHTAAIGERRFTATQQQVAEFFGRLQPYLPVGELRLTGPDTCKTYASDLPSADVTWTGQNSAGHLVYDYGCDRDAHRTLAEALRSAPQALPIAALIGER from the coding sequence ATGCGGGCGATGCGATCGATGGGATGGATGACGGCAGCGGCGCTTGCGTTGAGCGGATGTGCCACGACCGGGCGTGAGAGTGGGCCGCAAACAGGCGGGACCGCCGCACCACAGATCGATCGCGTGACCTATGCCACGACGCCATGCCACGGAACGTGCCCTGTCTATACCGTTACCATCAGTCTCGACGGCGCTGGCGTCTTCACTGGCGACCGTCACACCGCCGCCATCGGCGAACGCCGCTTTACGGCGACGCAGCAACAGGTCGCCGAGTTCTTCGGCCGGCTCCAGCCTTATCTACCCGTTGGCGAACTGAGGCTGACTGGCCCGGACACCTGCAAGACATATGCGTCCGACCTGCCCTCGGCCGACGTGACGTGGACCGGCCAGAATAGCGCGGGTCACCTGGTGTATGACTATGGTTGCGATCGCGACGCGCACCGCACGCTCGCCGAGGCCTTGCGCAGCGCCCCGCAAGCGCTGCCGATCGCCGCGTTGATCGGAGAGCGTTGA
- the nirD gene encoding nitrite reductase small subunit NirD, producing the protein MIGEWLDIGWVDEIPVRGSRTVQVTGGGDIAVFRTGDGKVFALADRCPHKGGRLSQGIVHGGAVACPLHNWRIALDTGEALGEDKGCTPVIPVKVSGGRVLLCRTATMKAAA; encoded by the coding sequence ATGATCGGCGAATGGCTCGATATCGGCTGGGTCGACGAGATCCCGGTCCGCGGCAGCCGCACCGTGCAGGTCACCGGCGGCGGCGACATCGCAGTTTTCCGTACCGGTGACGGCAAGGTGTTCGCACTCGCCGATCGCTGTCCGCACAAGGGCGGGCGACTGTCGCAGGGGATCGTGCACGGCGGCGCGGTGGCGTGCCCGCTGCACAACTGGCGGATCGCTTTGGATACGGGCGAGGCGCTGGGCGAGGACAAGGGGTGTACGCCGGTGATCCCGGTTAAGGTGTCGGGTGGGCGGGTGTTGCTCTGCCGCACCGCGACGATGAAAGCCGCCGCGTGA
- a CDS encoding nitrate reductase, giving the protein MRTTCAYCGVGCGIIATPTGERSVTIKGDPDHPANTGKLCSKGTHLGETIGLEGRLLTPMIGQRRASWDKALDLLAKRFRDTIAQHGPNSVAFYVSGQLLTEDYYVANKLMKGFIGSANIDTNSRLCMASAVAGHMRAFGEDVVPASYDDLDAADLIVLVGSNTAWCHPIAYQRIRARCDAGAKLVVIDPRRTETADEADLHLAIRPGTDVALMNGLLAWCRDAGVVDHDYLAAHVATPDAFWDQLGEGSDLWSVARICDVPPQDLRRFYELFAATPKTVTMFSQGVNQSLSGTDQVNAITNLHLATGRIGKPGAAPFSITGQPNAMGGREVGGLASSLAAHMDFAPENVARVGRFWAAPTMATKPGLKAVDLFRELGNGRIKALWVMATNPAVSMPDAGRVREALAACPFVVVSDVIETTDTSVHAHVRLPAAAWGEKDGTVTNSDRTISRQRAFMVPPGEAKPDWWIVTQVARRMGWKTAFSYDRPAEIWREHCRLSAYENDGARLFTLPGHAAKGNAEYDAMTPFRWGGTPFADGRFSTPDGRARLVPVVQKPVAAPLAKWPMTLNTGRYRDQWHTMTRTGLSPKLARHREEPLVEVHPDDAERLGIVDGGLTRVTTPQGDSLFRASVVTAQRVGELFVPIHWTDRTATGGRTGLLPRPLADPISGQPGFKSTPVRIEPVATEWRGFVVVRGELATRPDCLWATRVAVPGGTAWDMAGNGDAAALDALLPKGERIEAIDSARGSRRIAILQGGRLAAVLFVTRDGTLPPRDWLVAQLSEAVAAPTLLAGRAPGMQVDRGPIVCACFDVGLKAILAAIADQHLADVPAIGAALKAGTNCGSCRPALAKLLVTQGSAHVA; this is encoded by the coding sequence ATCCGCACGACCTGCGCGTACTGCGGTGTCGGGTGCGGCATCATCGCGACTCCTACCGGCGAGCGCTCCGTCACGATCAAGGGCGACCCAGACCACCCCGCCAATACCGGCAAGCTCTGCTCGAAGGGCACCCACCTCGGCGAGACGATCGGGCTCGAAGGCCGCCTCCTCACCCCCATGATCGGCCAGCGCCGCGCATCGTGGGACAAGGCGCTAGACCTCCTCGCCAAACGCTTCCGCGACACGATCGCGCAGCACGGCCCCAACAGCGTCGCCTTCTACGTCTCCGGCCAGTTGCTCACCGAGGATTACTACGTCGCCAACAAGCTGATGAAGGGCTTCATCGGCTCGGCCAACATCGACACCAATTCGCGGCTCTGCATGGCGAGCGCGGTCGCAGGCCACATGCGCGCGTTCGGCGAGGACGTCGTGCCGGCAAGCTACGACGATCTCGACGCCGCCGACCTGATCGTGCTGGTCGGATCGAACACCGCCTGGTGCCACCCGATCGCCTATCAACGCATCCGCGCGCGCTGCGACGCCGGTGCCAAGCTAGTCGTCATCGACCCGCGCCGCACCGAGACCGCGGACGAGGCAGACCTGCACCTCGCGATCCGGCCCGGCACCGACGTCGCGCTGATGAACGGCTTGCTCGCTTGGTGCCGTGACGCGGGGGTGGTCGATCACGACTATCTCGCCGCGCACGTCGCAACGCCCGACGCTTTCTGGGACCAGCTCGGCGAGGGCAGCGACCTTTGGTCCGTCGCCCGTATCTGCGACGTGCCGCCTCAAGACCTCAGGCGCTTCTACGAACTGTTCGCCGCGACGCCGAAGACCGTCACCATGTTCAGCCAAGGCGTGAACCAGTCGCTGTCGGGCACCGATCAGGTCAATGCGATCACCAACCTGCACCTCGCGACCGGGCGGATCGGCAAGCCGGGTGCGGCGCCCTTCTCGATCACCGGCCAGCCCAATGCGATGGGCGGGCGCGAGGTCGGCGGGCTCGCGTCGAGCCTCGCCGCACACATGGATTTCGCGCCCGAGAACGTCGCCCGTGTCGGGCGGTTCTGGGCCGCGCCGACCATGGCGACCAAACCGGGGCTGAAGGCGGTCGACCTGTTCCGCGAGCTCGGCAACGGCCGGATCAAGGCGCTGTGGGTGATGGCGACCAACCCCGCGGTGTCGATGCCCGACGCCGGCCGCGTCCGCGAGGCGCTAGCGGCGTGCCCATTCGTCGTGGTGTCCGACGTGATCGAGACCACCGACACCTCGGTCCACGCGCATGTCCGCCTGCCTGCCGCGGCGTGGGGAGAAAAGGACGGCACCGTCACCAATTCCGACCGTACGATCAGCCGCCAACGCGCGTTCATGGTGCCGCCCGGCGAAGCCAAACCCGATTGGTGGATCGTCACGCAGGTCGCGCGGCGGATGGGGTGGAAGACGGCGTTTTCCTATGACCGCCCGGCCGAGATCTGGCGCGAGCATTGCCGGTTGTCGGCATACGAGAATGACGGCGCGCGACTGTTCACGCTCCCCGGTCACGCGGCCAAGGGCAATGCCGAGTATGACGCGATGACGCCGTTCCGCTGGGGCGGCACGCCGTTTGCCGACGGGCGTTTCTCGACGCCCGACGGCCGCGCGCGGCTGGTGCCGGTCGTGCAGAAGCCGGTCGCCGCACCGCTCGCCAAATGGCCGATGACGCTCAATACCGGCCGCTACCGCGATCAGTGGCACACCATGACCCGCACCGGCCTGTCACCGAAGCTTGCACGCCACCGCGAGGAACCGCTGGTCGAAGTTCACCCCGATGATGCCGAACGGCTCGGGATCGTCGATGGCGGCCTCACGCGCGTGACGACGCCGCAGGGCGACAGCCTGTTCCGCGCAAGCGTCGTCACGGCCCAGCGGGTTGGCGAGCTGTTCGTGCCGATCCACTGGACCGACCGCACCGCGACCGGTGGCCGCACCGGCCTGCTCCCCCGCCCGCTCGCCGATCCGATCTCGGGCCAGCCGGGTTTCAAATCGACCCCCGTGCGGATCGAGCCGGTCGCTACCGAATGGCGCGGCTTCGTCGTCGTGCGTGGCGAACTGGCAACGCGCCCCGATTGCCTGTGGGCAACGCGCGTCGCGGTTCCGGGTGGAACGGCGTGGGACATGGCGGGCAATGGCGACGCCGCCGCACTCGATGCGCTACTGCCCAAAGGCGAGCGGATCGAGGCGATCGACTCTGCCCGCGGGAGCCGCCGGATTGCGATCCTTCAGGGCGGCAGGCTCGCCGCCGTCCTGTTCGTGACGCGTGACGGCACACTCCCGCCCCGCGACTGGCTCGTGGCGCAACTGAGCGAGGCGGTCGCCGCGCCCACCCTGCTCGCAGGCCGAGCACCCGGCATGCAGGTCGACCGTGGTCCGATCGTCTGCGCCTGTTTCGATGTCGGGCTGAAGGCCATCCTCGCCGCGATCGCCGACCAGCATCTCGCCGACGTCCCCGCGATCGGGGCGGCCTTGAAAGCCGGCACCAATTGCGGATCGTGCCGCCCTGCCCTCGCCAAACTCCTCGTCACGCAAGGATCAGCCCATGTCGCATGA
- a CDS encoding I78 family peptidase inhibitor, protein MKTNMMGTVAVMLGLIGLGACASTGTIASAEPATCNVEAAKALVGLAAPDDASILRRTGSTILRRIAPGDSTTKDYRQERITVTVAEGRVVSAYCG, encoded by the coding sequence ATGAAGACCAATATGATGGGCACGGTTGCGGTGATGTTGGGACTAATCGGTCTCGGTGCCTGCGCCTCTACGGGTACGATCGCCAGCGCTGAACCGGCGACTTGCAACGTGGAGGCCGCCAAGGCGCTGGTCGGACTGGCGGCGCCCGACGATGCCAGCATTTTGCGTCGGACCGGAAGCACGATACTCAGGCGGATTGCCCCTGGCGACAGCACGACGAAGGACTATCGGCAGGAACGCATCACCGTGACGGTGGCGGAAGGCCGAGTGGTTTCCGCCTATTGTGGTTGA
- a CDS encoding barstar family protein — protein sequence MVKALTIIGANIHDIPSFYAEINRVFMADEDWNLANSLDALNDLLYGGYGAIKGREPIRLVWQDMANSASTLGMETTRDFLREKLQRPDVFNIGVIAQQLDALERGVGQTYFDIVLEIIADHPNIELVAA from the coding sequence ATGGTAAAAGCGTTGACGATCATCGGTGCCAATATCCACGACATTCCAAGTTTCTACGCCGAGATAAACCGCGTTTTCATGGCCGACGAGGACTGGAACCTGGCGAACAGCCTCGATGCGTTGAACGACCTGCTGTATGGCGGGTACGGCGCGATCAAGGGGCGAGAGCCGATCCGGCTCGTCTGGCAGGACATGGCAAATAGCGCGTCGACGCTCGGCATGGAGACGACCCGCGATTTCCTCAGAGAAAAGCTGCAACGACCCGATGTTTTCAATATCGGCGTCATCGCACAGCAACTCGACGCACTCGAACGCGGCGTCGGGCAAACCTATTTCGACATCGTCCTCGAAATAATCGCCGATCATCCGAACATCGAGCTTGTGGCCGCGTGA
- a CDS encoding CmpA/NrtA family ABC transporter substrate-binding protein → MALDRVRIGFLPLVDAALPIMARERGFAEAEGLEIELVRDMTWATVRDRLLYGHTDAAHMVAPLAIATALGRGRPAVAMAVPFVLGLNGNAITLSLPLAAEVLDGDALGDPVVLGERLKAVAVTRAAVGRRLRFGVVHRYSSHNYMLRYWLAAVGIRPDIDVEIVTTSPTFAADALAAGEVDGICVGEPWNGVAVDRGVGRIALVTAQVWQRGVEKVLAMREATLAERSDVVHRLIRALHAAAAQFVDPDTLEANAAILSRADYLDAPVDAVSRAIGDRVRLVKDAVPIHVPDFMFQYREAANFPWRSQAAWLYSQMVRWDGTPFSAQEADVAQGVFRPDIYRAALAGSDAPLPNASSKLEGAIGADSIGAGSTQGRLILGRDAFFDRRAFDPEDIEGYLAGLP, encoded by the coding sequence ATGGCGCTCGACCGGGTCCGTATCGGCTTCCTGCCGCTGGTCGATGCGGCGCTGCCGATCATGGCGCGCGAACGCGGGTTCGCCGAGGCCGAGGGGCTGGAGATCGAGCTGGTCCGCGACATGACCTGGGCGACGGTGCGCGACCGGCTGCTGTACGGCCATACCGATGCCGCGCACATGGTCGCGCCGCTCGCGATCGCGACGGCGCTGGGGCGGGGACGGCCGGCGGTGGCGATGGCGGTGCCGTTCGTGCTGGGGCTCAACGGCAACGCTATCACGCTGTCGTTGCCGTTGGCCGCCGAAGTGCTGGACGGGGATGCTTTGGGCGATCCGGTCGTGCTGGGCGAGCGGTTGAAGGCCGTTGCGGTCACGCGCGCCGCGGTGGGGCGGCGGCTACGGTTCGGTGTGGTGCATCGCTATTCGAGCCATAATTACATGCTGCGCTACTGGCTCGCCGCCGTTGGCATCCGGCCCGATATCGATGTCGAGATCGTGACGACCAGCCCGACCTTCGCCGCCGATGCGCTCGCGGCGGGCGAGGTCGACGGCATCTGCGTCGGGGAGCCGTGGAACGGCGTCGCGGTCGATCGCGGGGTCGGGCGGATCGCGCTGGTGACGGCGCAGGTCTGGCAGCGGGGCGTGGAGAAGGTGCTGGCGATGCGGGAGGCTACGCTGGCCGAGCGAAGCGACGTCGTTCATCGGCTCATCCGCGCGCTCCACGCTGCGGCTGCGCAGTTCGTCGATCCGGATACGCTTGAGGCGAATGCGGCGATCCTGTCTCGCGCGGACTATCTCGATGCGCCGGTCGATGCGGTGTCGCGCGCGATCGGCGACCGGGTGCGGCTGGTGAAGGATGCGGTGCCGATCCACGTTCCGGACTTCATGTTCCAGTACCGCGAGGCGGCGAACTTCCCGTGGCGCAGCCAAGCGGCGTGGCTGTATTCGCAGATGGTGCGGTGGGACGGCACACCGTTCTCGGCCCAGGAGGCGGATGTCGCGCAAGGGGTGTTCCGGCCAGACATTTACCGCGCGGCACTCGCCGGGTCAGACGCGCCGCTTCCCAATGCTAGCTCGAAACTGGAGGGAGCGATCGGCGCGGACAGCATCGGTGCGGGATCTACGCAGGGTCGGTTGATCCTGGGGCGCGATGCATTCTTCGACCGGCGCGCGTTCGATCCGGAGGATATCGAAGGGTATCTCGCAGGGTTGCCCTGA
- the nirB gene encoding nitrite reductase large subunit NirB, whose translation MEHQTPSPDTREHLVVIGNGMAGCRAVEELIARDPTRYRVTIFGAEPHVNYNRIMLSPVLAGEKTFEQIVINDHAWYATNTIELVTSDPVQAIDRAAKTVTARSGLTVSYERLLIATGSDPFIIPVPGKDLPGVISFRDMADVDHMLEAAGKGGAAVVIGGGLLGLEAAHGLTLRGMKVTVIHLMPTLMERQLDEAAGWLLKSALEARGQVILTEANTAEIVGDTHVEGVLLKDGTVIPASLVVMAVGIRPSVALARDAGLEIGRGIKVDDHMVTSDPSILAVGECVEHDGNVYGLVAPLWDMCRALANGLTDSHSGYRGSVTSTKLKVAGLDVFSAGDFSGGGACEDIVLRDASRGIYKRVVVKDDRIVGAVLYGDTTDGGWYFDLLKRAEDIAPIRDMLIFGQSFASGGGAADPKAAVAALSDDAEICGCNGVTKGKVVACIGAGNTTLDAVRATCKASASCGSCTGLVETLLAVTLGDEYSGERLVKTMCKCTSFGHDDVRREIVAQGMRSIPEVMQKMSWSTPDGCSSCRPALNYYLLCALPGDYKDDQQSRFVNERLHANIQKDGTYSVVPRMWGGLTNPRELRAIADVVEKYDAPMVKVTGGQRLDIFGIKKEDLPAVWADLNAAGMVSGHAYGKSLRTVKTCVGSDWCRFGTQDSTGLGVKVERMTWGSWMPHKFKIAVSGCPRNCAEATIKDFGVVCVDSGYELSVGGNGGMKVRATDFLCKVATEEEAMQYCAAFIQLYREEARYLERTAPWIERIGVEYIRERIAEDPEGRDALAARFLFSQQFTQDDPWAARAAGEHREQHAPMARFTPIDGTREMA comes from the coding sequence ATGGAACACCAAACCCCCTCCCCCGACACCCGCGAGCATCTCGTCGTGATCGGCAACGGCATGGCCGGCTGTCGCGCGGTCGAGGAGCTGATCGCGCGCGACCCGACCCGGTACCGCGTGACGATCTTCGGCGCCGAGCCGCATGTGAACTACAACCGCATCATGCTGTCGCCGGTGCTGGCCGGCGAGAAGACGTTCGAGCAGATCGTCATCAACGACCACGCCTGGTACGCGACCAACACGATCGAGCTGGTGACGAGCGATCCGGTGCAGGCGATCGACCGCGCCGCCAAGACCGTCACCGCGCGGTCGGGGCTGACGGTATCGTATGAGAGGTTGCTGATCGCGACCGGCTCCGATCCGTTCATCATCCCCGTCCCCGGCAAGGACCTGCCCGGCGTCATCTCGTTCCGCGACATGGCCGATGTCGATCACATGCTGGAGGCTGCCGGCAAGGGTGGCGCGGCGGTGGTGATCGGCGGCGGGCTGCTCGGGCTGGAGGCGGCGCACGGACTCACGTTGCGCGGCATGAAGGTGACGGTGATCCACCTGATGCCGACGCTGATGGAACGCCAGCTCGACGAGGCGGCGGGCTGGCTGCTTAAATCGGCGCTGGAGGCACGCGGCCAGGTGATCCTCACCGAAGCGAACACCGCCGAGATCGTTGGCGATACCCATGTCGAGGGCGTGCTGCTCAAGGACGGCACGGTGATCCCCGCCAGCCTCGTCGTCATGGCGGTCGGCATTCGCCCTTCCGTAGCGCTCGCGCGCGACGCCGGGCTGGAGATCGGTCGCGGGATCAAGGTCGACGACCACATGGTCACCAGCGACCCGTCGATCCTCGCGGTCGGCGAATGCGTCGAGCATGACGGCAACGTCTACGGCCTCGTCGCGCCGCTGTGGGACATGTGCCGCGCGCTCGCCAATGGTCTTACCGACAGTCACAGCGGCTATCGCGGATCGGTCACCTCGACCAAGTTGAAGGTCGCCGGGCTCGACGTGTTTTCGGCGGGCGATTTCTCGGGCGGCGGGGCGTGCGAGGACATCGTACTGCGCGATGCGTCGCGCGGCATCTACAAGCGTGTCGTGGTCAAGGACGACCGGATCGTCGGCGCGGTGCTGTACGGCGACACGACCGACGGCGGCTGGTATTTCGACCTGCTCAAGCGGGCGGAAGACATCGCCCCCATCCGCGACATGCTGATCTTCGGCCAGTCGTTCGCCTCGGGAGGAGGCGCGGCGGACCCTAAGGCAGCCGTTGCGGCGCTCTCCGACGATGCGGAGATCTGCGGCTGCAACGGCGTCACCAAGGGCAAGGTCGTGGCGTGCATCGGCGCCGGCAACACGACGCTCGACGCGGTTCGCGCGACCTGCAAGGCGTCGGCGTCGTGCGGATCGTGCACCGGGCTGGTCGAGACACTGCTCGCGGTAACGCTGGGTGACGAATATTCGGGCGAACGTTTGGTCAAGACCATGTGCAAATGCACCAGCTTCGGCCACGACGACGTCCGCCGCGAGATCGTCGCGCAGGGCATGCGATCGATCCCCGAAGTGATGCAGAAAATGAGCTGGTCGACGCCCGACGGGTGCTCGTCGTGCCGCCCTGCGCTCAATTACTACCTGCTCTGCGCGTTGCCGGGCGACTATAAGGACGACCAGCAGAGCCGGTTCGTCAACGAGCGGCTGCACGCCAACATCCAGAAGGACGGCACCTATTCGGTCGTGCCGCGGATGTGGGGTGGGCTGACCAACCCGCGCGAGCTGCGCGCGATCGCCGATGTCGTCGAGAAATACGACGCACCGATGGTCAAGGTGACGGGTGGCCAGCGGCTCGACATCTTCGGGATCAAGAAGGAGGACCTGCCCGCGGTCTGGGCCGATCTCAACGCCGCGGGGATGGTCAGCGGGCATGCGTACGGCAAGAGCTTGCGCACCGTGAAGACCTGCGTCGGGTCGGACTGGTGCCGGTTCGGGACGCAGGATTCGACCGGGCTCGGCGTCAAGGTCGAGCGGATGACCTGGGGCTCGTGGATGCCGCACAAGTTCAAGATCGCGGTCAGCGGCTGCCCGCGCAACTGCGCCGAGGCGACGATCAAGGACTTTGGCGTGGTCTGCGTCGACAGCGGCTACGAACTGTCGGTCGGCGGCAATGGCGGGATGAAGGTCCGCGCGACCGACTTCCTGTGCAAGGTCGCGACCGAGGAAGAGGCGATGCAGTACTGCGCCGCGTTCATCCAATTGTACCGCGAGGAGGCGCGCTATCTCGAGCGCACCGCGCCGTGGATCGAGCGGATCGGCGTCGAGTATATCCGCGAACGGATCGCCGAGGATCCCGAGGGTCGCGATGCGCTGGCGGCGCGGTTCCTGTTCTCGCAGCAGTTCACGCAGGACGATCCGTGGGCGGCACGCGCGGCGGGTGAGCACCGCGAACAGCATGCGCCGATGGCGCGCTTCACCCCCATCGACGGAACGAGGGAAATGGCATGA
- a CDS encoding MFS transporter — MLFASPGIDTTAPKATRIDLFSAATPQMRAFHVTWLAFFVCFFAWFAAAPLMPLIKTEFGLSKDQIANINIAAVAVTILVRLVVGPLCDRFGPRRTYTWLLLLGAIPVFGLAFAQTYETFLFFRLAIGAIGASFVITQYHTSVMFAPNVVGTANATVGGWGNAGGGAAQSLMPLVVAALIGLGVEHAFGWRAAMFVPGVAMVAMAFVYARYTQDTPQGDIVDLRAAGIELDGGKATGMAIFRRAAANYRTWMLAATYGACFGVEIFIHNIAASYYVDRFGLSLTNAGLAAGIFGGLALFARALGGIASDRIALVKGLDGRALLLFALMLGEGGGLVLFGHAGSVTLAILAMTMFGLFTHMACGATYALVPFVDRKALGGVAGLIGAGGNIGAVAAGFLNKASATPQQCLVMLGYIVAGTAVCALAVRFSTTHKSDERALLDAALDARRNSDRSVNGALPA, encoded by the coding sequence ATGTTGTTCGCATCACCGGGTATCGACACTACCGCGCCGAAAGCCACGCGGATCGACCTGTTCAGTGCCGCCACGCCGCAGATGCGCGCGTTCCATGTCACGTGGCTCGCGTTCTTCGTGTGCTTCTTCGCGTGGTTCGCCGCCGCACCGTTGATGCCGCTGATCAAGACCGAGTTCGGGCTCAGCAAAGACCAGATCGCCAACATCAACATCGCCGCGGTCGCGGTGACGATCCTGGTGCGGCTGGTGGTCGGGCCGCTCTGCGACCGGTTCGGGCCGCGTCGTACTTATACGTGGCTGCTGCTGCTCGGTGCGATTCCGGTGTTCGGACTGGCGTTCGCGCAGACTTATGAGACGTTCCTGTTCTTCCGCCTCGCGATCGGCGCGATCGGCGCGTCGTTCGTCATCACGCAATATCATACGAGCGTGATGTTCGCGCCGAACGTCGTCGGCACCGCCAACGCGACCGTCGGCGGCTGGGGCAATGCCGGCGGTGGCGCGGCGCAGAGCCTGATGCCGCTGGTCGTCGCGGCGCTGATCGGCCTCGGCGTCGAGCATGCCTTCGGATGGCGCGCGGCGATGTTCGTGCCGGGCGTCGCGATGGTCGCGATGGCGTTCGTCTATGCGCGCTACACGCAGGACACGCCGCAGGGCGACATCGTCGACCTCCGCGCGGCAGGGATCGAACTCGATGGCGGCAAGGCGACCGGCATGGCGATCTTCCGCCGCGCCGCCGCCAATTACCGCACCTGGATGCTCGCCGCGACCTACGGCGCATGCTTCGGGGTCGAGATCTTTATCCATAACATCGCCGCGAGTTATTACGTCGACCGGTTCGGGCTTTCGCTGACCAATGCGGGGCTGGCGGCGGGGATCTTCGGTGGCCTCGCGCTGTTCGCCCGCGCGCTCGGCGGGATCGCCAGCGACCGGATCGCGCTCGTGAAAGGGCTCGACGGTCGCGCGTTGCTGCTGTTCGCGCTGATGCTCGGCGAAGGCGGCGGACTGGTGCTGTTCGGGCATGCCGGCAGCGTGACGCTGGCGATCCTGGCGATGACGATGTTCGGGCTGTTCACGCACATGGCGTGCGGCGCGACCTATGCGCTGGTGCCGTTCGTCGACCGCAAGGCGCTAGGCGGTGTCGCCGGGTTGATCGGCGCGGGCGGCAACATCGGCGCGGTCGCGGCGGGGTTCCTCAACAAGGCCTCGGCCACCCCGCAGCAATGCCTCGTAATGCTCGGCTACATCGTCGCCGGCACCGCGGTCTGTGCGCTCGCGGTGCGGTTCTCAACCACGCACAAATCGGACGAGCGCGCGCTGCTCGACGCTGCGCTCGACGCGCGCCGCAACAGCGACCGCTCCGTGAACGGCGCGCTCCCCGCGTGA